Proteins from one Arcobacter sp. F2176 genomic window:
- a CDS encoding TonB-dependent receptor domain-containing protein, which translates to MNKKLTTSLVASLLIATSNLYSEELSQITVVSATKSEQSIKDVTSDVDVITKEEIEERHFTNVSDALKTISGVSIVSNGGVGQLDSLFVRGIDSKRILILIDGIRYNEPAGLSGAPLAQLNIENIEQIEVVKGAQSGIWGADASGGVINIITSKAKAGFHGNIGMEAGSYNTKKLYGSVSNKNKLGYLKFDASRISTDGISSYEPNGSKWKDLEYERDGYSNNTYNIAGGVYLNDSDELGLTFKKIGSEYDYDSSTKDRDDKLTKIKHYFKSANYIHKDDSYKLKLNAQQSKFDRNQDNSIYKSLVNEFSVQGDYSYRKSDAIILGLDKQNFENIDSKDKYNTQAIFVSNTNTFDKFIINETLRYDDNSKFDDKFTGKIGIKYNINNDMAVSSNYGTAYNAPTLGNLNYTPSLSPETTKSFDFNFEYKDFKITYFENKIKDMIRYVPNSYPNTRYENLTGESTFKGYEVSYIKNIFENILLGFNYTHLSAKDNKGNDLPRRAKNEFNASVDYYGIKNTHINLNSSYIGKRYDDAEKTKETGNYTIWNGVINYEIKRNITTYVKVDNIFNKYYQTVYNYATPGRSAYIGLKVSF; encoded by the coding sequence ATGAACAAGAAATTAACTACAAGCTTAGTTGCAAGCCTTCTAATAGCAACATCCAATCTTTATTCAGAAGAACTATCACAAATCACAGTCGTAAGTGCTACAAAATCAGAACAATCAATCAAAGATGTAACTTCAGATGTTGATGTTATTACTAAAGAAGAGATTGAAGAGAGACATTTTACAAATGTAAGTGATGCTTTAAAAACTATATCTGGTGTAAGTATAGTAAGTAATGGGGGAGTTGGACAATTAGACTCATTATTCGTAAGAGGTATAGATTCAAAAAGAATTTTAATTTTAATTGATGGGATAAGATATAATGAACCAGCTGGATTAAGTGGTGCTCCACTAGCTCAATTAAATATAGAAAATATAGAGCAAATTGAAGTGGTTAAAGGGGCTCAGTCTGGTATTTGGGGAGCTGATGCTAGTGGTGGAGTAATAAATATAATTACATCTAAAGCCAAGGCAGGATTTCATGGAAATATTGGTATGGAAGCTGGAAGTTATAATACAAAAAAATTATATGGTTCAGTTTCAAATAAAAATAAATTGGGTTATTTAAAATTTGATGCAAGTAGAATATCTACAGATGGAATAAGTTCTTATGAACCAAATGGATCAAAATGGAAAGATTTAGAATATGAAAGAGATGGATATTCCAATAATACTTATAATATTGCAGGTGGCGTATATTTAAATGATTCTGATGAGTTAGGTTTGACTTTTAAGAAAATTGGTTCAGAATATGATTATGATAGTTCAACTAAAGATAGGGATGATAAACTAACAAAAATTAAACATTATTTCAAATCTGCAAATTATATACATAAAGATGATTCTTATAAATTAAAATTAAATGCACAACAATCAAAATTTGACAGAAATCAAGACAATTCTATTTATAAAAGTTTAGTAAATGAATTCTCTGTTCAAGGTGATTATTCATATAGAAAAAGTGATGCAATAATTTTGGGTTTAGACAAACAAAATTTTGAAAATATAGATTCTAAAGATAAATATAATACACAAGCAATTTTTGTTTCAAATACAAATACTTTTGATAAGTTTATCATCAATGAAACTTTAAGGTATGATGATAATAGTAAGTTCGATGATAAATTTACAGGTAAAATAGGTATTAAATATAATATTAATAATGATATGGCAGTTTCTTCAAATTATGGTACAGCTTATAATGCTCCAACATTAGGGAATTTAAATTATACTCCTAGCTTATCTCCTGAAACTACAAAATCTTTTGATTTTAATTTTGAATATAAAGATTTTAAGATTACTTATTTTGAAAATAAAATTAAAGATATGATTAGATATGTTCCAAATTCATATCCAAATACACGGTATGAAAATCTTACTGGTGAGTCAACTTTTAAAGGTTATGAAGTAAGTTATATTAAAAATATATTTGAGAATATTTTATTAGGATTTAATTATACTCATTTATCTGCTAAAGACAATAAAGGAAATGATTTACCAAGAAGAGCAAAAAATGAGTTTAATGCATCTGTTGATTATTATGGAATTAAAAATACACATATCAATTTAAATAGTTCATATATTGGAAAAAGATATGATGATGCAGAAAAAACAAAAGAAACTGGGAATTACACTATTTGGAATGGTGTAATTAACTATGAGATTAAAAGAAATATAACTACTTATGTAAAAGTTGATAATATATTTAATAAATATTATCAAACAGTTTACAATTATGCTACACCTGGAAGAAGTGCATATATTGGTTTAAAGGTTAGTTTCTAA
- the exbB gene encoding TonB-system energizer ExbB, whose protein sequence is MHIELLKNLVDYGVVILLIFMSFLSFWFFIERILFYKNIDVKFYKSKKSLEIAITKHLSIIGTIASNSPYIGLLGTVLAIMLTFMTMSEGDIEATKIMSSLALALKATAVGLVVAILSQVFYNVLARYAEVIESKFDEITEI, encoded by the coding sequence ATGCATATAGAGCTACTAAAAAACTTAGTTGATTATGGAGTTGTCATACTTTTAATTTTTATGAGTTTTTTATCTTTTTGGTTCTTTATTGAGAGAATACTTTTTTACAAAAATATTGATGTGAAATTTTACAAATCAAAAAAATCATTAGAGATAGCTATTACAAAGCATTTATCAATTATCGGTACAATAGCTTCAAATTCACCTTATATTGGCTTATTAGGTACTGTATTGGCTATTATGCTTACATTTATGACTATGAGTGAAGGTGATATTGAAGCAACTAAGATAATGAGTTCTTTAGCCTTAGCCCTAAAAGCAACAGCTGTTGGTTTAGTTGTGGCAATTCTTTCTCAAGTTTTTTATAATGTATTAGCTCGATATGCAGAAGTAATTGAAAGTAAATTTGATGAAATTACAGAAATTTAA
- a CDS encoding GNAT family N-acetyltransferase → MNIRLAKINDLKDIYDLICDMESTQLDYKKFEQIFIRYLENENFYSIVAEEDDLIIACLNLRIEYQLHHVEKIAEIMELAVKKEYRSKSVGKILLDKARKISKDNNCLQMEVCCNQIREKAHKFYQREGMKNSHFKFSMELN, encoded by the coding sequence ATGAATATACGTCTAGCAAAAATTAATGACTTAAAAGATATTTATGATTTGATTTGTGATATGGAAAGTACCCAATTAGATTATAAAAAATTTGAACAAATATTTATTAGATATTTAGAAAATGAAAACTTTTACTCAATTGTTGCAGAAGAAGATGATTTAATAATTGCTTGTTTAAATTTAAGAATAGAATACCAACTTCATCATGTGGAAAAGATAGCAGAGATTATGGAACTTGCAGTTAAAAAAGAATACCGTTCAAAAAGTGTAGGTAAAATACTTTTAGACAAAGCAAGAAAAATATCAAAAGATAACAACTGTTTACAAATGGAAGTTTGCTGTAATCAAATAAGAGAAAAAGCTCACAAGTTCTATCAAAGGGAAGGGATGAAAAATTCACACTTTAAGTTTAGTATGGAATTAAATTAA
- a CDS encoding tRNA (cytidine(34)-2'-O)-methyltransferase produces MFNIVLLEPRIPGNVGTIGRLAFAMNCRLHLIKPYGFGEITEKEVRRAGLDYWFDLDVTEYENIEDFWSKNPLNDRHFFATTKTKQVYFDAKYEVGDYFYFGREDAGLPENLLAKNEKGCITIPMTNDARSLNMANSVSIVAYEALRQNFKEFK; encoded by the coding sequence ATGTTTAATATTGTTTTATTAGAACCAAGAATTCCTGGAAATGTTGGGACAATAGGAAGACTTGCCTTTGCTATGAATTGTAGATTACATTTGATAAAGCCTTATGGTTTTGGTGAAATTACTGAAAAAGAAGTAAGACGAGCAGGGCTTGATTATTGGTTTGATTTAGATGTAACTGAATATGAAAATATAGAAGATTTTTGGTCAAAAAATCCTTTAAATGATAGACATTTTTTTGCGACAACCAAAACAAAACAAGTATATTTTGATGCTAAGTATGAAGTAGGAGATTATTTTTATTTTGGTAGGGAAGATGCTGGTTTACCTGAAAATTTATTAGCAAAAAATGAAAAGGGATGCATTACTATACCTATGACAAATGATGCAAGAAGTTTAAATATGGCAAACTCTGTATCAATCGTAGCTTATGAGGCTTTACGACAAAATTTTAAAGAGTTTAAATAA
- a CDS encoding pseudouridine synthase, which translates to MKNSYKRIDAHLSSLGYCTRGEAKKFLKINELLVNENRVFNPSTKAYHDDITINGEKLDPETLIILLNKPSGVICSHNDAGVLIYSLLPYRWTQRNPKIATVGRLDVDTTGAIILTDDGTLNHKLANPKKEISKIYEAHLKVPLKGDEEKIFASGELLLNGEDKPLLPAKLEILSPTCVRLEIVEGKYHQVKRMFAAVDNRVVKLHRISFDNFTVEDLKESEYKQISL; encoded by the coding sequence ATGAAAAATAGTTATAAAAGAATAGATGCACATTTATCAAGTTTAGGTTATTGTACCAGAGGTGAGGCTAAAAAGTTTTTAAAAATAAATGAGCTTTTGGTAAATGAAAATAGAGTATTTAATCCTTCAACAAAAGCCTATCACGATGATATAACAATCAATGGTGAAAAACTTGATCCTGAAACTTTAATAATACTACTTAATAAACCCTCTGGTGTAATATGCTCTCACAATGATGCAGGAGTATTGATATACTCTTTACTTCCATATAGATGGACTCAAAGAAACCCAAAAATTGCAACTGTAGGTAGACTTGATGTTGATACAACAGGTGCAATAATATTGACTGATGATGGAACTTTAAATCATAAACTTGCAAATCCTAAAAAAGAGATTTCTAAAATTTATGAAGCACATTTAAAAGTACCTTTAAAAGGTGATGAAGAAAAAATTTTTGCTAGTGGAGAACTTCTTTTAAATGGAGAAGACAAACCCTTGCTTCCAGCAAAATTAGAAATTCTTTCTCCTACTTGTGTCCGATTAGAGATTGTTGAGGGCAAATATCATCAGGTAAAAAGAATGTTTGCAGCAGTTGATAATAGGGTTGTAAAACTTCATAGAATAAGTTTTGATAATTTTACCGTCGAAGATCTAAAAGAGAGTGAATATAAACAGATAAGTTTGTAA
- the purU gene encoding formyltetrahydrofolate deformylase, whose amino-acid sequence MKEYILLINTSDSKGLVYNVSKVLFANNLNIEQNAEFVDVETNKFFMRTVISGNVNDKILLKELTEVLPKDTQVKLREKSKKNIVILVTKESHVLGDLLIRYFDGELEANIKAVIANHDYLKDLVEKFGIPFHCISAEGMEREAHEDLLIAKIKEYKPELIVLAKYMRILTSKFVQEFPQQVLNIHHSFLPAFIGANPYKQAHQRGVKIIGATAHYVTNDLDEGPIIAQEVVRIDHNFSWQDMRTAGRNVEKVVLSNALQLLLEDKVFVFGNKTVIL is encoded by the coding sequence ATGAAAGAATACATACTATTAATTAATACTTCTGACTCAAAAGGACTTGTATACAATGTATCAAAAGTTCTTTTTGCAAATAATCTTAATATCGAACAAAATGCTGAATTTGTGGATGTGGAAACAAATAAATTTTTTATGAGAACAGTTATCAGTGGTAATGTAAATGATAAGATACTTCTTAAAGAATTAACTGAAGTTTTACCTAAAGATACACAAGTTAAATTAAGAGAAAAATCAAAAAAAAACATAGTTATACTTGTGACAAAAGAATCACATGTTTTAGGTGATTTGCTTATTAGATATTTTGATGGTGAATTAGAAGCAAATATAAAAGCTGTAATTGCAAATCATGATTATTTGAAAGATTTAGTAGAAAAATTTGGCATACCTTTCCATTGTATTAGTGCAGAAGGGATGGAAAGAGAAGCTCATGAAGACTTACTTATTGCTAAAATAAAAGAGTATAAACCAGAACTTATTGTTTTAGCTAAGTATATGAGAATATTAACTTCAAAATTTGTTCAAGAATTTCCACAACAAGTTTTAAATATTCACCACTCTTTCTTACCAGCATTTATTGGAGCAAACCCCTATAAACAAGCACATCAAAGAGGTGTAAAAATTATAGGAGCAACTGCTCATTATGTTACAAATGATTTGGATGAAGGTCCAATTATTGCTCAAGAAGTTGTAAGAATTGACCATAACTTTTCTTGGCAAGATATGAGAACTGCAGGGCGTAATGTTGAAAAAGTAGTATTATCAAATGCCCTTCAACTGTTACTAGAAGATAAAGTTTTCGTTTTTGGAAATAAGACGGTAATTTTATAA
- a CDS encoding response regulator transcription factor, translated as MRILLLEDDELFAQTIEDFLDEEGFLVDIAKDGEEALALNYEKNYDLYLFDINVPKINGLELLKDLRESGDNTPTMFLTSYKDKESLEQGFLSGADDYLKKPIDLDELILRIKSLLKRSGKQIEKIQLGENLFFSPNDKRVYENNKDMNLPMKVVDLLELFLENKDKIVTKEMIVNRLWHCEEDYSEGSIRVYINAVKKIFVKEKVVNIKGVGYKLEY; from the coding sequence ATGAGAATATTACTACTTGAAGATGACGAACTATTTGCACAAACAATTGAAGATTTTCTAGATGAAGAGGGCTTTTTAGTTGATATTGCTAAAGATGGAGAAGAAGCACTAGCTTTAAATTATGAAAAGAATTATGATTTATATCTGTTTGATATAAATGTTCCTAAAATAAATGGATTAGAACTCTTAAAAGATTTAAGAGAATCAGGGGATAATACTCCAACGATGTTTTTAACATCTTATAAAGATAAAGAGAGTTTAGAACAAGGCTTTTTATCAGGTGCCGATGATTATTTGAAAAAGCCAATTGACTTAGATGAACTTATTTTGAGAATAAAATCGCTTTTAAAAAGATCTGGAAAACAAATTGAGAAAATACAATTAGGGGAAAATCTATTTTTTAGTCCAAATGATAAAAGAGTATATGAAAATAACAAAGATATGAATTTGCCAATGAAAGTAGTGGATTTATTGGAATTATTTTTAGAAAATAAAGATAAAATTGTAACAAAAGAGATGATAGTTAATAGACTTTGGCATTGTGAAGAAGATTATAGTGAAGGTTCAATTAGAGTCTATATAAATGCTGTAAAGAAAATATTTGTAAAAGAAAAAGTAGTAAATATAAAAGGAGTTGGTTATAAGCTTGAATATTAA
- a CDS encoding HAD family hydrolase, which produces MKLIMFDMDGTLINSGGMIANTINYVRENLGFETLDKKYILKNVNDPNINSSEFFYGTKHFTEEQGKLFETYYYDHCLTDLEIYDGIKELLEDLKSDYIFTVATNANSEFANRMLNHLEIGKYFKTVVGYNDVLKPKPHPEMVYKILEEIKTTKEKSLLVGDSHKDVQAATNAGIESVLVNWGFSDHEENAIENVKELEQRIFKKFSIF; this is translated from the coding sequence ATGAAACTTATAATGTTTGATATGGATGGAACCTTAATCAATAGTGGTGGAATGATTGCAAATACTATTAATTATGTTAGAGAAAACTTAGGATTTGAAACCTTAGACAAAAAATATATTTTAAAAAATGTAAATGATCCAAATATAAACTCATCTGAATTTTTTTATGGAACAAAACACTTTACAGAAGAACAAGGTAAACTTTTTGAAACTTATTATTATGACCATTGCTTAACTGACTTAGAAATTTATGATGGAATAAAAGAGTTATTGGAAGACTTAAAAAGTGATTATATTTTTACAGTTGCCACAAATGCCAATAGTGAATTTGCAAATAGAATGTTAAATCATTTAGAAATAGGCAAATACTTTAAAACAGTAGTTGGTTATAACGATGTATTAAAACCTAAACCACATCCAGAAATGGTTTATAAAATACTCGAAGAGATAAAAACCACAAAAGAAAAATCACTTTTAGTGGGAGATAGTCACAAAGATGTCCAAGCAGCAACAAATGCAGGGATAGAATCTGTTTTAGTAAATTGGGGATTTTCAGACCATGAAGAAAATGCAATAGAAAATGTAAAAGAGTTAGAACAAAGAATATTTAAAAAATTTTCAATATTTTAA
- a CDS encoding Na/Pi cotransporter family protein codes for MIKKLLIPIILLFLAYFIISSENIKTISAGIAIFIIGMYFMENGFKLFSGGLLEKVLEKFTSTSLKSVITGFISTSIVQSSSLISVIVISFLTVEIISLTQGMAIIFGANLGSTTTAWIVSSLGVDIKISLYAMPMIIFGVIFRFSKEQRYIGLGNILLGLGFIFLGISYMKDGFETLKDSIDLASYSVGGFLGIFVYILIGAIATVVIQSSGATMAIIITALAGGNIIYIDAIALAIGANIGTTVTAIVGSLTSNENGKRLAFGHLVFNMITALIAVIFIYALKDFVDYLAPLVSIDNNNYSMKLALFHTIFNIVGIVVLFPFIPLIVSMSKKVIKDKIKKASKPIYLDESNIKIPYNAMVSIQKEVIHLYENAQKAILHSMSIHTSDLKEEKDIDNILSTPAKIDTNLDDIYHNDLKSLYSEIIDYLLKSQSHMNSNQLFYIGQLRLSSNIIVKILKDTRDIQKNMNAYLYSKNEDIKQEYLTLKKEFALNILRTNLLRNKDIDDVETSTQIQMYKDNIDALEIQTNKKIDELIRNDKITPKMGTSLINDSTSIFNMSKNLFRIANILFVNDIKLRSLGELNETV; via the coding sequence ATGATAAAAAAACTACTTATACCAATTATTTTACTTTTTTTAGCCTATTTTATAATTTCAAGCGAAAATATAAAAACAATATCTGCAGGAATTGCCATATTTATTATAGGCATGTATTTTATGGAGAATGGCTTTAAACTTTTTTCTGGGGGATTATTAGAAAAAGTTTTAGAAAAGTTTACTTCTACTAGTTTAAAATCAGTAATTACAGGTTTTATCAGTACCTCAATAGTTCAAAGTTCCTCACTTATTTCTGTTATTGTAATATCTTTTTTAACAGTTGAAATTATATCTTTAACTCAAGGTATGGCAATAATCTTTGGAGCAAATCTAGGAAGTACAACAACAGCATGGATAGTATCATCTTTGGGTGTTGATATTAAAATATCTTTATATGCAATGCCAATGATCATTTTTGGAGTTATTTTTAGATTCTCAAAAGAACAAAGGTATATAGGTCTTGGGAATATTTTATTAGGTCTTGGTTTTATATTTTTAGGTATTTCATACATGAAAGATGGCTTTGAGACTTTAAAAGATTCTATTGATTTGGCTTCATACTCTGTTGGTGGATTTTTAGGTATTTTTGTTTATATCTTAATAGGAGCAATTGCTACAGTTGTAATACAATCAAGTGGTGCAACTATGGCAATTATTATTACTGCACTTGCAGGGGGAAATATAATTTACATTGATGCAATAGCTTTAGCTATTGGAGCAAATATTGGTACAACAGTAACTGCTATTGTAGGCTCTTTAACATCAAATGAAAATGGTAAAAGACTTGCTTTTGGACATCTCGTTTTTAACATGATTACAGCTTTAATTGCGGTTATTTTTATATATGCTTTAAAAGATTTTGTTGATTATCTTGCACCACTAGTTTCAATTGATAATAATAACTACAGTATGAAATTAGCTCTATTTCATACTATATTCAATATAGTTGGAATAGTTGTATTATTTCCTTTTATTCCTCTTATTGTTTCCATGTCAAAAAAAGTAATAAAAGATAAAATAAAAAAAGCATCAAAACCTATATATTTAGATGAATCAAATATAAAAATACCATATAATGCAATGGTTTCAATCCAAAAAGAAGTAATACATTTATATGAAAATGCCCAAAAGGCAATATTACACTCTATGTCAATTCATACTTCTGATTTAAAAGAAGAAAAAGATATAGATAATATACTTTCAACCCCTGCAAAAATTGATACAAATTTAGATGATATATATCATAATGACTTAAAATCCTTATATAGTGAAATCATTGATTATCTTTTAAAATCACAATCTCATATGAACTCAAATCAACTCTTTTATATAGGTCAATTAAGGCTCTCATCAAATATTATTGTAAAAATATTAAAAGATACTAGAGATATTCAAAAAAATATGAATGCATACCTTTATAGTAAAAATGAAGATATAAAACAAGAGTATTTAACCTTAAAAAAAGAGTTTGCACTAAATATTTTAAGAACAAATTTACTGAGAAATAAAGATATAGATGATGTAGAAACTTCAACGCAAATTCAAATGTATAAAGACAATATTGACGCTTTAGAGATTCAAACCAATAAAAAGATTGATGAGTTAATTAGAAATGATAAAATCACACCTAAAATGGGAACCTCTCTAATCAATGATTCCACAAGTATTTTTAATATGAGTAAAAATTTATTTAGAATTGCAAATATCTTATTTGTAAATGATATTAAACTAAGATCACTAGGAGAATTAAATGAAACTGTCTAA
- a CDS encoding HAMP domain-containing sensor histidine kinase, which yields MNIKKKNFIISNSILVSFIVIMVLLANYYLVALLGFNKDTFIVITLVLIIFAVVLNYFLSKPLFDPLFESDNNLEKAIKETIHELNIPASTIQSNAQMLEKNLKDEKDIRRLNRIKLATNELLKLYEQMEYEIKKEIGRIDKFEFLLDDIIENSIDKFEDMKDNITIENDIKNISINSDKNGFQKVFDNLLSNAIKYNCENGIIKINMQDNLLYIFNTGNIIDTKNLFIVFDQYFQEDSSKIGFGLGLNIVKEFCDKNQIDIKIEPKENGTLIKLNLIKLIA from the coding sequence TTGAATATTAAAAAAAAGAACTTTATAATCTCTAATTCTATTTTAGTATCATTTATTGTGATTATGGTTTTACTTGCAAATTATTATTTAGTAGCATTATTGGGTTTTAATAAAGATACTTTCATAGTTATTACTTTAGTACTTATTATTTTTGCTGTTGTTTTAAACTATTTCTTGAGTAAACCACTTTTTGATCCTTTATTTGAAAGTGACAATAACTTAGAAAAGGCTATTAAAGAGACTATCCATGAACTCAATATTCCTGCTTCTACAATACAATCTAATGCTCAAATGTTAGAAAAGAATCTAAAAGATGAAAAAGATATAAGAAGATTAAATAGAATAAAATTAGCTACAAATGAACTTTTAAAGCTTTATGAACAAATGGAATATGAGATAAAAAAAGAGATTGGAAGGATCGATAAGTTTGAATTCCTGCTTGATGATATAATTGAGAATTCAATTGATAAATTTGAAGATATGAAAGACAATATCACGATAGAAAATGATATTAAAAATATATCTATTAATAGTGATAAAAATGGTTTTCAAAAAGTTTTTGATAACCTTTTGTCAAATGCTATAAAATATAACTGCGAAAATGGAATTATCAAAATAAATATGCAAGATAATCTTTTATATATATTTAATACAGGAAATATAATAGATACAAAAAATCTTTTTATTGTATTTGATCAATATTTTCAAGAAGATTCAAGTAAAATTGGTTTTGGTTTAGGTTTAAATATTGTAAAAGAGTTTTGTGATAAAAATCAAATTGATATTAAAATTGAACCAAAAGAGAATGGGACACTAATAAAACTAAATCTAATAAAACTAATAGCTTAA
- a CDS encoding biopolymer transporter ExbD: MKLQKFNSINVIPFIDVLLVLLAIVLLTSTFIARGDIPVSLAKAASAKKSEIKKEFIITIKEDNSLYLNKSDISFENLSLEVNKINKDSHIFIKSDKKADFESFVSVLDLLKSNDFSNISIITKKN, from the coding sequence ATGAAATTACAGAAATTTAATTCAATAAATGTAATTCCCTTTATTGATGTGTTATTAGTATTATTAGCTATTGTATTATTGACTTCAACTTTTATAGCCCGTGGTGATATTCCTGTATCTTTGGCAAAAGCAGCAAGTGCAAAAAAATCAGAGATAAAAAAAGAGTTTATTATTACAATCAAAGAGGATAATAGTTTATATTTAAATAAATCAGATATAAGCTTTGAAAACCTTAGTTTGGAAGTAAATAAGATAAATAAAGATTCTCATATTTTTATTAAAAGCGATAAAAAAGCTGATTTTGAATCTTTTGTTTCTGTTCTTGATTTATTAAAATCAAATGATTTTTCTAATATCTCTATAATTACAAAGAAAAACTAA
- a CDS encoding exodeoxyribonuclease VII small subunit, whose translation MKLSKLVKTFESFLLWDKEEIKENENEINEIIEKLYEKRTKIEEKIRRCDDKKEEDKLKEKLKAVKKLIKKAKKEFI comes from the coding sequence ATGAAACTGTCTAAACTAGTAAAAACATTCGAAAGTTTCCTTCTTTGGGACAAAGAAGAGATAAAAGAAAATGAAAATGAAATTAATGAAATTATAGAAAAACTCTATGAAAAAAGAACTAAAATTGAAGAAAAAATAAGAAGATGTGATGATAAGAAAGAAGAAGATAAATTAAAAGAAAAATTAAAAGCTGTAAAAAAACTTATAAAAAAAGCAAAAAAAGAGTTTATTTAA
- a CDS encoding energy transducer TonB encodes MTIFLYGLVFTGVLYSYDSLIIKNKVKEKSINLNFVSLLEQEKIVKKEPAVKKEVPKKEIKETKISKKATKKKVLKKEAVKKVVEKKTIRKKTEKEEKKIVKKEQEFIQKSVKKTYEQDFLNEHLKQIVALIQKNIKYPKRAKRLNIQGKVLIKFKILTNGKIIEIESISGHTLLIKSSLEAIENASKEFPKVKKEIVIKVPIEYTLT; translated from the coding sequence TTGACAATTTTTTTATATGGCTTGGTTTTTACAGGAGTATTGTATAGTTATGATAGTTTAATTATTAAAAATAAAGTAAAAGAAAAATCTATAAATCTAAATTTTGTCTCTTTATTAGAACAAGAAAAGATAGTAAAAAAAGAGCCTGCTGTAAAAAAAGAAGTTCCTAAAAAAGAAATAAAAGAAACAAAGATATCAAAAAAAGCCACAAAAAAGAAAGTGCTTAAAAAAGAAGCAGTTAAGAAAGTAGTTGAAAAAAAGACTATTAGAAAAAAAACTGAAAAAGAAGAAAAAAAGATAGTAAAAAAAGAGCAAGAATTTATACAAAAAAGTGTAAAAAAGACTTATGAACAAGACTTTTTAAATGAACATCTTAAACAAATAGTAGCACTAATTCAAAAAAATATAAAATATCCAAAAAGAGCAAAACGATTAAATATTCAAGGAAAAGTACTAATAAAATTTAAAATTTTGACTAATGGCAAAATTATAGAAATTGAGTCTATTTCTGGGCATACTTTACTTATAAAATCATCACTTGAAGCTATTGAAAATGCCTCAAAAGAGTTCCCAAAGGTAAAAAAAGAGATAGTCATAAAAGTTCCAATAGAATATACTCTTACATAA